One part of the Raphanus sativus cultivar WK10039 chromosome 7, ASM80110v3, whole genome shotgun sequence genome encodes these proteins:
- the LOC108817831 gene encoding mitochondrial import inner membrane translocase subunit TIM14-3, whose product METPMVAGAAVAAAALAGRYGILAWQAFKARPPVARMRRFYEGGFQTAMTRREAALILGVRERVAAEKVKEAHRRVMVANHPDAGGSHYLASKINEAKDILLGKSSNSGSAF is encoded by the exons ATG GAAACGCCGATGGTTGCAGGTGCTGCTGTAGCTGCTGCTGCTCTAGCTGGTAGGTATGGTATACTCGCTTGGCAAGCCTTTAAGGCCAGGCCACCCGTGGCTAGAATGCGCAGGTTTTACGAAGGTGGTTTCCAAACTGCAATGACACGGCGAGAAGCTGCTCTCATTCTTGGAGTTAG GGAGAGGGTAGCGGCGGAGAAGGTGAAAGAAGCTCACAGGAGAGTTATGGTTGCAAACCACCCTGACGCTGGAGGTAGCCACTATCTCGCTTCCAAGATCAATGAAGCCAAAGACATTTTGCTTGGCAAGTCCAGTAACTCCGGCTCTGCTTTTTGA
- the LOC108818017 gene encoding protein IQ-DOMAIN 2 has product MGKKSKWFSSVKKAFSPNSKKLKHKSLESTNGVISQSPPPPPPLEVRVAEVVVERNINLSPPSTDAVNATTTTDVPVVPSSSSSAPPREVVRQHRATPTRFAGKSNQEAAAILIQTVFRGYLAKRAIRAMRGLVRLKTLMEGSVVKRQAANTLKCMQTLSRVQSQIRARRIRMSEENQARQKQLLQKHAKELAGLKNGDNWDDSIQSKEKVEAKLLSKYEATMRRERALAYAYSHQQNWKNNSKSGNPMFMDPSNPTWGWSWLERWMAGRPLEEPNNDNAASVKNRNEATKAINLRNKNSSQPNTPSSARGGGGGTPRNKNSFFSPPTPSRLNQSSNDDAKSTVSVLSERNRRHSIGGGGSSVRDDESLAGSQALPSYMVPTKSARARLKPQQSPLSGGTTQENDGLVADKASAKKRLSYTNSTTLPKPRRFSAPPKVESGDVAVTNGGVS; this is encoded by the exons ATGGGGAAGAAATCAAAATGGTTCTCTAGTGTCAAGAAAGCATTTAGCCCAAATTCAAAG aagttGAAGCACAAATCACTCGAGAGCACAAATGGTGTTATCTCtcaatctcctcctcctcctcctcctcttgagGTCAGAGTAGCTGAAGTGGTTGTTGAAAGGAACATCAATCTTTCCCCTCCTTCTACAGATGCCGTGAATGCTACTACCACCACTGATGTTCCTGTAGtcccatcttcatcttcatctgcTCCTCCACGTGAGGTGGTTCGTCAACATCGTGCTACACCTACTCGGTTTGCTGGAAAGTCAAACCAAGAAGCCGCTGCAATCTTGATTCAGACTGTATTCAGAGGCTATTTG GCAAAAAGAGCAATACGGGCAATGAGAGGTTTGGTCAGGCTTAAGACATTGATGGAAGGATCTGTGGTTAAACGTCAAGCTGCAAACACTTTAAAATGTATGCAGACTCTGTCTCGTGTACAGTCACAAATCCGAGCTAGGAGAATCAGGATGTCAGAAGAGAATCAAGCTCGCCAGAAACAACTCCTTCAGAAGCATGCCAAAGAGCTAGCTGGCTTAAag AACGGCGATAATTGGGATGATAGCATTCAATCAAAGGAAAAAGTTGAAGCCAAGTTGCTTAGCAAGTACGAGGCAACGATGAGAAGAGAAAGGGCATTGGCTTATGCTTACTCTCATCAG CAAAACTGGAAGAACAATTCTAAATCTGGAAACCCGATGTTCATGGATCCGAGCAATCCGACATGGGGTTGGAGCTGGTTAGAGAGATGGATGGCTGGTCGTCCATTGGAAGAACCAAACAATGACAATGCCGCTTCAGTCAAGAACCGTAACGAAGCCACAAAAGCTATAAACCTCCGCAACAAAAACTCAtcacaaccaaacacaccatCATCCGcaagaggtggtggtggtggtactccaagaaacaaaaacagTTTCTTCTCTCCTCCAACTCCCTCGAGACTAAACCAATCCTCCAACGACGACGCCAAGAGCACCGTCTCGGTTCTGTCCGAGAGGAACCGTAGACACAGCATCGGTGGTGGTGGTTCATCAGTCAGAGATGACGAGAGTCTGGCTGGCTCACAGGCTCTACCGAGCTATATGGTTCCAACTAAATCAGCTAGAGCCAGGCTGAAGCCGCAGCAGAGTCCGTTAAGTGGTGGTACCACACAGGAGAACGATGGGCTTGTTGCAGACAAGGCATCTGCTAAGAAACGCCTCTCTTATACGAATTCAACTACATTGCCTAAACCACGGAGGTTCTCAGCTCCGCCTAAAGTGGAGAGTGGCGACGTTGCCGTCACCAATGGAGGAGTAAGCTGA